ATCTTCTCAAAGTGCGGGACCTTCCATTTATCATCGGTCGAGTAGCGCGCGAAACCTCCCCCCGCCTGGTCATAGATACCCCCCATCGCCATCTTCGCCAGGGTCAGCTCCACCTGTTGGAGCGCCTCACTGCTGCCACCGTGGTGCCAGTAATGAAGAAGGAATTCGAGGGTTACGGGCAGAGGGAATTTAGGGGCACGGAGTGTTCCTCCCTCTTCCCTGTCCATGTGATCAAAAACATTGTCATATAATTCTTTTACCTGCCTCTCATCGAAAGAATCAGGCTGGCCAGAAACCTCTATCAATCCTGACGATGAAATGCCCTGCACAAGCCTTTCAGCCTGTTCCTCGAGACTTGTTCTGCGGTTCCTGTAAAGATCTGCTATCTGCAATAAAACACTTTTCCACTGCTCCCGGGTAAAGTACGTCCCTCCCCAGAATGGCCGTGTATCGGGCAGGGCAAAACAGTTAAGCGGCCATCCGCCCTGCCGGGTGAGAAGCTGCACGGCAGTCATGTACATATGGTCGATGTCGGGTCGTTCCTCCCTGTCGACTTTCACGCATACGAAATAGCTGTTCATTATCTCTGCAATCTCCTGGTCTTCAAAACTCTCCCTCTCCATAACGTGGCACCAGTGGCATGACGAATAACCTATGCTTACAAGTATGGGTTTATCTTCGCCGGCAGCCTTTTCAAGGGCCTCCCTGCCCCACGGGTACCAGTCCACCGGGTTTCCTGCGTGCTGTAACAGGTAGGGGCTTGTCTGCCCTTTCAGATGATTTGACTTATTATTGCCTTGCATTGCTTTACCTTTCCTGATTGATTTCCTGAAATGTTAACAAAAGAAATACTTAAATGTTGATGCGACCAGGTACAAAAGGATACCTCTTAAAATGCCGATTATTTTTCAGCACGCGTGAACAACTGCCCTCAATTACTGTTTAAACCCTGAATAAACCAAAATAATACTAAGATGACAACAATACAGATATGGATGAGGGCATTACGCACAATCCCGCGTATTGACCGTGCTGAGTGGGACAATTACGATATCATCTCTCGCTGGCTTGTGGCTACCCGTTCAGCTGTTTTCGTCATGACCGCCATATCGGCTATGATAGGCGGAATTCTTGCATGGAAAGACGGCAATGTGAACTGGGTATTCTTTATGGTGGCGCTGATCGGACTGATCTTCGCACACGCCTCCAATAACCTGATCAATGACCTGGTGGACTATAACAAGGGCATTGATGTCAACAACTACTACCGTTCACAGTACGGCCCACAGCCCCTGGAAAACGGTTTCCTTACCAAACCGGTTTTTTACAGGTACGTAGGTATAACCCTGTCGCTCGCCGTAGCAGCCGGGATCTACCTTGTAATGAATACCGGCCCGCTGACACCGGTACTCGCCTTTTTGGGCCTCTTTTTCCTGTTGTTTTACACCTGGCCTCTCAAGTATATCGGAATGGGCGAGCCTACTGTAATACTTGTGTGGGGACCTCTGATGATAGGCGGAACATACTATGTTGCGGGAGGTTCGGTATGGAGCTGGGAGGTGGCGCTGATCGGACTGATCTATGCCATTGGCCCGACTTCAGTACTTTTCGGAAAACACACCGACAAGCTTAAGGAAGACAAGGCAAAAGGTGTAAATACCCTTCCTGTGATCCTGGGTGAAAGGATTGCAAGGTATGCAAATGTCGGCTTTTGGATATCCC
Above is a genomic segment from Marinilabiliales bacterium containing:
- a CDS encoding thioredoxin domain-containing protein, with amino-acid sequence MQGNNKSNHLKGQTSPYLLQHAGNPVDWYPWGREALEKAAGEDKPILVSIGYSSCHWCHVMERESFEDQEIAEIMNSYFVCVKVDREERPDIDHMYMTAVQLLTRQGGWPLNCFALPDTRPFWGGTYFTREQWKSVLLQIADLYRNRRTSLEEQAERLVQGISSSGLIEVSGQPDSFDERQVKELYDNVFDHMDREEGGTLRAPKFPLPVTLEFLLHYWHHGGSSEALQQVELTLAKMAMGGIYDQAGGGFARYSTDDKWKVPHFEK
- a CDS encoding prenyltransferase, with the protein product MTTIQIWMRALRTIPRIDRAEWDNYDIISRWLVATRSAVFVMTAISAMIGGILAWKDGNVNWVFFMVALIGLIFAHASNNLINDLVDYNKGIDVNNYYRSQYGPQPLENGFLTKPVFYRYVGITLSLAVAAGIYLVMNTGPLTPVLAFLGLFFLLFYTWPLKYIGMGEPTVILVWGPLMIGGTYYVAGGSVWSWEVALIGLIYAIGPTSVLFGKHTDKLKEDKAKGVNTLPVILGERIARYANVGFWISQYVLVGLLVVMGTVSPVMLITLLAIPKMLWAYRVYSKPRPESEPPDLDRGVWPLYLSAHAFNYNKSFGGLFLLGLIADTILFKVGWYFVL